Proteins from one Belonocnema kinseyi isolate 2016_QV_RU_SX_M_011 chromosome 8, B_treatae_v1, whole genome shotgun sequence genomic window:
- the LOC117178484 gene encoding uncharacterized protein LOC117178484, which yields MQKVFAQRSTKVFTISSKKSNQISSRPKEEFIRNIKPILLISRVFGLTPYSISNTKLSLSRMKIAHSGLIIIFASYVLYERLNLYYYHSNLESKLLHLSMIRSVLTHLCVYIDVVLAKSEDDHKHLNIRDAWRLHWYLVSAAEELNSMYSIQLLVWCATLSFNTISRIYTFFTLHESKNIFRNIRESILASYFIALLTSLATICSLTANEANKVGTLIFSPKYLRKRYLGQKEGLFQDSFTIGQYFLLHSFHFSAAAGFFKVNLPLLLTVTGAMTTYLVLLIAPNNC from the exons ATGCAAAAGGTGTTTGCTCAAAGGTCTACTAAAGTTTTTACAATATCATCTAAAAAGAGTAATCAAATTTCTAGCAGACCAAAAGAAGAATTCATTCGGAACATAAAACCCATTCTTTTGATATCTCGAGTATTTGGACTGACACCCTACTCAATATCCAATACGAAGTTATCTTTGTCGAGGATGAAAATCGCACATTCTGGATTAATCATAATCTTTGCATCTTATGTTCTTTACGAACGGCTGAATCTTTACTACTATCACAGTAATTTGGAATCTAAACTGCTACATCTCTCAATGATAAGATCAGTATTAACACATCTTTGTGTGTACATAGATGTTGTTCTTG CTAAATCAGAAGATGATCATAAACATCTTAATATCCGTGATGCATGGCGGCTGCATTGGTATTTAGTTTCTGCAGCAGAAGAATTAAATTCAATGTATTCGATCCAACTTTTAGTTTGGTGCGCAACCCTAAGTTTCAATACAATATCaagaatttatactttttttacacTGCATgagagtaaaaatatttttaggaatattaGAGAAAGTATTCTTGCTTCTTATTTTATTGCTCTTTTGACATCTTTGGCAACAATTTGTAGCTTAACTGCTAATGAG gcCAACAAAGTCGGTACACTAATTTTTTCGCCAAAATATCTTCGAAAGCGTTACCTAGGTCAAAAGGAG ggTTTGTTTCAGGACAGTTTTACAATTGGACAATACTTTCTTCTTCATTCCTTCCACTTTTCAGCTGCTGCTGGATTCTTTAAAGTTAATCTTCCGCTCTTATTGACAgtaa CTGGAGCAATGACGACATATCTCGTACTATTAATTGCTCCTAATAATTGTTGA